A single region of the Eremothecium gossypii ATCC 10895 chromosome V, complete sequence genome encodes:
- the RPS14B gene encoding 40S ribosomal protein uS11 (Syntenic homolog of Saccharomyces cerevisiae YJL191W (RPS14B) and YCR031C (RPS14A); 1-intron), which produces MAKELAQTRDASQVFGVARIYASFNDTFVHVTDLSGRETIARVTGGMKVKADRDESSPYAAMLAAQDVAAKCKEVGITAVHVKIRATGGTKTKTPGPGGQAALRALARSGLRIGRIEDVTPIPSDSTRKKGGRRGRRL; this is translated from the coding sequence AACTAGCTCAAACTCGTGACGCTTCCCAAGTCTTTGGTGTTGCTAGAATCTACGCTTCTTTCAACGACACCTTCGTGCATGTCACCGACTTGTCTGGCAGAGAAACTATTGCCAGAGTTACCGGTGGTATGAAGGTCAAGGCCGACAGAGACGAGTCCTCTCCATACGCTGCCATGTTGGCTGCTCAGGACGTCGCTGCCAAGTGTAAGGAGGTCGGCATCACTGCTGTGCACGTCAAGATCAGAGCTACCGGTGGTACCAAGACCAAGACCCCAGGTCCAGGTGGTCAGGCTGCTTTGAGAGCTTTGGCCAGATCCGGCTTGAGAATCGGCCGTATCGAGGACGTCACTCCTATCCCATCCGACTCTACCAGAAAGAAGGGTGGTAGAAGAGGTAGAAGATTATGA
- the RPS22A gene encoding 40S ribosomal protein uS8 (Syntenic homolog of Saccharomyces cerevisiae YJL190C (RPS22A)) has product MTRTSVLADALNAINNAEKTGKRQVLIRPSSKVIIKFLQVMQKHGYIGEFEYIDDHRSGKIVVQLTGRLNKCGVISPRFNVKINDVEKWTANLLPARQFGYVILTTSAGIMDHEEAHRKHVAGKILGFVY; this is encoded by the coding sequence ATGACCAGAACCTCCGTCCTAGCAGATGCTTTGAACGCTATCAACAACGCCGAGAAGACCGGCAAGCGTCAGGTGTTGATCAGACCATCCTCCAAGGTCATCATCAAGTTCTTGCAGGTCATGCAGAAGCACGGCTACATCGGCGAGTTCGAGTACATTGACGACCACAGATCCGGCAAGATCGTCGTTCAGTTGACCGGCAGATTGAACAAGTGCGGTGTCATCTCTCCAAGATTCAACGTCAAGATCAACGACGTCGAGAAGTGGACTGCCAACCTATTGCCAGCCAGACAGTTCGGCTACGTCATCTTGACCACCTCCGCCGGCATTATGGACCACGAGGAGGCCCACAGAAAGCACGTTGCTGGTAAGATTTTGGGTTTTGTCTACTAA